Proteins from one Bacillus alveayuensis genomic window:
- a CDS encoding nitrogen regulatory protein P-II 1 (product_source=KO:K04751; cath_funfam=3.30.70.120; cog=COG0347; ko=KO:K04751; pfam=PF00543; smart=SM00938; superfamily=54913): MKKIEAIIRPEQFPLLRTKLEEVGINGLTVSEAAGCGQQRGRQGVFRGTSYEIKLLPKVKVEMVVEEEFVDEIVQIIQSTCSTNTVGDGKIFILPVENAIRIRTGESGKEAIL; this comes from the coding sequence GTGAAAAAGATTGAGGCAATCATTCGGCCCGAACAATTTCCTCTCCTCCGCACAAAACTAGAAGAAGTTGGTATTAACGGGCTAACAGTTTCAGAAGCTGCAGGCTGTGGGCAGCAGCGAGGCAGGCAAGGTGTTTTTCGCGGTACTTCCTATGAGATTAAACTTCTTCCAAAAGTAAAGGTAGAAATGGTCGTTGAAGAAGAATTCGTTGATGAGATTGTCCAAATCATCCAATCAACCTGTTCGACGAATACAGTTGGCGACGGGAAAATTTTTATACTTCCTGTTGAAAATGCTATTCGCATTCGCACAGGTGAATCAGGAAAAGAAGCAATCCTTTAA
- a CDS encoding asparagine synthase (glutamine-hydrolyzing) (product_source=KO:K01953; cath_funfam=3.40.50.620,3.60.20.10; cog=COG0367; ko=KO:K01953; pfam=PF00733,PF13537; superfamily=52402,56235; tigrfam=TIGR01536): MCGIAGIVNFEKTLRKEKHIISKMTETLTKRGPDDTNIWGENHVLFGHKRLVVVDRDGGKQPMTRFKGEEAYTICYNGELYNTEDIRHELYKRGYTFQGHSDTEVLLTSYMEWKEECVDYLNGIFAFAIWDSKKQQLFIARDRLGVKPLFFSQKGLSLTFGSELKALLAHPEVSAVVDDEGLAEIFALGPSHSPGSGVFKGIEELRPAHALTFSREGIRIWRYWNVKSNIHTDSLAETVEKVRFLLTDAVTRQLVSDVPLCTFLSGGLDSSAITAIAAKEFEKEGKGQLHTYSIDYEGNDKYFKANEFQPNSDALWIEKMSHTFRTIHHHCVISQHQLIQYLEEAVLVRDLPGMADIDSSLLWFCRQIKKDFVVSLSGECADEIFGGYPWFHRQEDLALQGFPWMRSIDERTKLLKKHWQKRLNLKEYSQMKWYETLVEAPVLEEESPLELKRRQLFYMNMIWFMTTLLERKDRMSMGASLEVRVPFADHRLVEYVWNIPWKMKMHENREKGILRKALKGILPDEVLYRKKSPYPKTHHPEYTKLVVKWLQSILQKKDSVLYELFDQKELRALIQSEGKTFQTPWFGQLMTGPQLLAFLAQIHVWFEAYRINIE, from the coding sequence ATGTGTGGAATTGCAGGAATCGTAAATTTCGAAAAAACGCTACGGAAAGAAAAACATATCATTAGTAAAATGACTGAGACGTTAACGAAGCGAGGACCAGATGATACGAATATTTGGGGAGAAAATCATGTGCTGTTCGGACATAAACGACTAGTTGTGGTAGACCGAGATGGCGGAAAACAGCCGATGACTCGGTTCAAGGGAGAAGAGGCCTATACGATTTGTTACAATGGGGAGCTTTATAATACAGAAGATATTCGCCATGAACTGTACAAAAGGGGATACACCTTTCAAGGACATTCTGATACGGAAGTATTATTAACCTCTTATATGGAATGGAAGGAGGAATGTGTCGATTATTTAAATGGCATTTTCGCATTTGCGATTTGGGATTCAAAAAAGCAACAGCTATTTATAGCTCGAGATCGTCTTGGTGTAAAGCCATTGTTTTTCTCTCAAAAAGGGTTATCATTAACGTTTGGTTCCGAATTAAAAGCCCTTTTAGCCCATCCAGAAGTATCAGCGGTTGTCGATGATGAAGGATTAGCAGAAATTTTTGCATTAGGTCCATCCCATTCACCTGGTTCTGGTGTTTTTAAAGGAATTGAAGAATTGCGTCCAGCTCATGCGTTAACTTTCTCACGCGAAGGGATTCGTATTTGGCGTTATTGGAATGTTAAAAGTAACATTCATACCGATTCTTTAGCGGAAACAGTCGAGAAGGTTCGATTTTTATTGACAGACGCCGTAACTAGACAGCTTGTATCGGATGTACCACTTTGTACGTTTCTTTCAGGAGGTTTAGATTCGAGCGCTATTACTGCAATTGCTGCTAAAGAGTTTGAAAAAGAAGGGAAGGGTCAGCTGCATACGTATTCGATTGATTATGAAGGAAATGACAAGTATTTTAAAGCAAATGAGTTCCAGCCGAATTCGGATGCCTTATGGATTGAAAAGATGAGTCATACCTTTCGGACGATTCATCATCATTGTGTAATATCGCAGCATCAGCTCATTCAATATTTAGAAGAAGCTGTTCTTGTCCGTGATTTACCGGGAATGGCAGATATTGATTCTTCATTATTATGGTTTTGCCGTCAAATAAAAAAAGATTTTGTTGTCAGTTTATCAGGAGAATGTGCTGATGAAATTTTTGGGGGCTATCCTTGGTTTCATCGTCAAGAAGATTTAGCATTACAAGGCTTCCCATGGATGCGTTCAATAGATGAACGAACAAAATTATTAAAAAAACATTGGCAAAAACGTTTGAACTTAAAAGAATATTCGCAAATGAAATGGTATGAAACTTTAGTAGAAGCGCCTGTATTAGAAGAAGAATCACCTTTGGAATTAAAACGAAGACAGCTTTTTTATATGAATATGATTTGGTTTATGACGACACTTCTAGAGAGGAAAGATCGGATGAGCATGGGAGCGAGCTTGGAAGTGCGCGTTCCATTTGCAGATCATCGGCTAGTAGAATATGTTTGGAACATTCCTTGGAAAATGAAAATGCATGAAAACCGAGAAAAAGGAATTTTACGTAAAGCTTTAAAAGGCATTTTGCCAGATGAAGTATTATATCGCAAAAAAAGCCCATATCCGAAAACTCACCACCCTGAATATACAAAACTTGTCGTCAAATGGCTTCAATCTATTTTACAAAAGAAAGACTCTGTGTTATACGAATTGTTTGATCAAAAGGAGCTGAGAGCGTTAATTCAATCTGAAGGAAAAACATTTCAAACACCATGGTTTGGCCAATTAATGACAGGGCCTCAGCTATTAGCCTTTTTAGCTCAAATCCACGTTTGGTTTGAAGCATATCGCATAAACATTGAATAA
- a CDS encoding uncharacterized protein YgbK (DUF1537 family) (product_source=COG3395; cath_funfam=3.40.50.10840; cog=COG3395; pfam=PF07005,PF17042; superfamily=142764), with amino-acid sequence MKNAIILADDLTGANDTALQVAKTGINTKVLIQEPFHFASNQKRHVYVINTETRSLEVNEARKKLKNLASQINKLDFSFYYKKIDSTLRGNVGAEIETLIENIDFDCAVVVPAYPKNGRITVGGYHLVHQKLLTDTEFAKDPKTPVHHSVVSKELELQMKQEVTHINIEFIKKNKLSKILKNMSDFGKKCFTFDCITDDDFDTIISETEQVFKRILWVGSAGLMSSLAKRFKDEDNMMQNQSLKNKHPNLVVAGSVSEKTREQVDYLKSQGYALLTLHPNELLDENFSTDCLPNMLLKAATIIQQNKHLVITTNSSTEARNEFAEYLQKNALSKEEAGNQIAKHLGLLASKLIKKHSFASLFLTGGDIAYYTCTQLQIKALKIIGEAEEGIPICKIADSESNDLPIITKAGAFGDRFSIYNSLIKVKEFIN; translated from the coding sequence ATGAAAAATGCAATAATTTTAGCTGACGATTTGACTGGAGCAAATGATACAGCTCTTCAAGTTGCAAAAACGGGCATAAATACAAAAGTATTAATACAAGAACCGTTTCATTTTGCGTCAAACCAAAAGCGACATGTCTATGTAATTAATACTGAAACGCGATCATTAGAAGTAAATGAGGCACGGAAAAAGTTAAAAAATCTTGCCTCTCAAATAAATAAGTTAGATTTTTCTTTTTACTATAAAAAAATCGATTCGACTTTGCGTGGGAATGTCGGAGCAGAAATTGAAACATTAATAGAAAACATAGATTTTGATTGTGCAGTAGTTGTCCCGGCATATCCAAAAAATGGTAGGATTACAGTTGGTGGGTATCATCTTGTTCATCAAAAGCTATTAACGGATACAGAATTTGCAAAAGATCCGAAAACACCAGTCCATCATTCAGTTGTTTCAAAAGAATTAGAACTGCAAATGAAGCAAGAGGTTACTCACATTAATATTGAGTTCATAAAAAAAAATAAATTATCCAAAATACTTAAAAATATGTCTGACTTTGGGAAAAAGTGCTTCACTTTTGATTGTATAACGGATGATGACTTTGACACCATTATTTCAGAGACGGAACAAGTCTTTAAACGAATATTATGGGTAGGTTCTGCGGGTTTGATGTCTTCTTTAGCCAAACGGTTTAAAGACGAAGATAATATGATGCAGAATCAATCACTTAAAAATAAACACCCTAATCTAGTGGTCGCTGGAAGTGTTAGTGAAAAAACGAGAGAGCAAGTTGACTATTTGAAAAGTCAAGGATACGCGCTTTTAACCTTACATCCAAATGAATTATTAGATGAAAACTTTTCAACAGATTGTTTGCCAAACATGTTGTTAAAAGCCGCAACGATTATTCAACAAAATAAACATTTAGTTATCACAACGAATAGTTCAACTGAAGCCCGGAATGAATTCGCAGAATATTTACAAAAAAATGCTCTATCAAAAGAAGAAGCAGGGAATCAAATCGCTAAACATCTTGGACTTCTTGCTTCAAAGCTTATAAAAAAACACTCATTTGCAAGCTTATTTTTAACTGGAGGTGATATTGCCTATTATACTTGTACTCAATTACAAATAAAAGCTCTAAAAATTATAGGTGAAGCTGAAGAAGGGATCCCGATTTGCAAAATAGCAGATTCAGAATCAAATGATTTACCTATTATTACAAAAGCTGGGGCTTTTGGAGACCGTTTTTCAATCTACAACTCATTAATCAAGGTGAAGGAGTTTATTAATTGA
- a CDS encoding TRAP-type C4-dicarboxylate transport system permease small subunit (product_source=COG3090; cog=COG3090; pfam=PF04290; superfamily=81343; transmembrane_helix_parts=Inside_1_12,TMhelix_13_35,Outside_36_49,TMhelix_50_67,Inside_68_86,TMhelix_87_109,Outside_110_128,TMhelix_129_151,Inside_152_160): MSAILKAIDYLNKIIGFLSVLILVVMSGVISIQVFSRFILHNSIEWSEELARYLMIWLVFLAASLALRKHKLIGVEALTERLTPNVRRIFKTVVHIVNIGFFIVLMMYGMDMLEHVKMQQSPAMKIPMVYAYAAIPVGAFLMMMNSIAVLIEFYTKEDQS, encoded by the coding sequence ATGTCAGCTATTTTAAAAGCTATAGATTATTTGAATAAAATCATTGGTTTTTTATCAGTTTTGATATTAGTTGTGATGTCAGGGGTCATTTCCATACAAGTATTTTCACGATTTATTTTACATAATTCAATAGAATGGTCAGAAGAATTGGCGCGGTATTTAATGATTTGGTTAGTATTTTTAGCAGCCTCGCTCGCGTTAAGAAAACATAAATTAATTGGAGTGGAAGCGTTGACTGAGCGGCTAACTCCAAATGTAAGGAGAATCTTTAAAACAGTTGTTCACATTGTGAATATCGGTTTTTTTATTGTATTGATGATGTATGGGATGGATATGTTAGAGCATGTGAAAATGCAGCAATCGCCTGCAATGAAAATTCCGATGGTTTATGCATACGCTGCTATACCTGTTGGAGCGTTTTTGATGATGATGAATTCAATCGCTGTCTTAATTGAGTTTTATACAAAGGAGGATCAATCGTGA
- a CDS encoding transcriptional regulator with PAS, ATPase and Fis domain (product_source=COG3829; cath_funfam=1.10.10.60,1.10.8.60,3.30.450.20,3.40.50.10660,3.40.50.300; cog=COG3829; pfam=PF00158,PF00989,PF02954,PF06506; smart=SM00091,SM00382; superfamily=159800,46689,52540,55785), which produces MTKMLVIAPYEGLGELFEEAANELEMDIDVRVGNLYKGLMIAKSLESEGYDVVISRGATARVIKEKIHLPVVELQISGYDILRTLRLIQGYTGKVGVMSFFNIVKGAESVGLLLGIDVQSFLINSEEDIKPTIYQAKAQGIDLIIGDVITTNVAKHHGINSMLITSGKEAVFDAIERAKELVYYLDKEKKIKNSYHAVVEKSKAGIIIVDQDANCIEINEQAAKFLDVDRSEMLNQQLVDDFPFINFKKVMHSHKEESYQSVLIGDHVLDIEKFPIFHHGHLQGAAIILRKSNEVMMNGNGKNFSAMYRPVLQFSHLVVHSEQMKKVVSASKQISQSNLPVLIIGEKGTGKTAIAQAIHLESKRRNKPFYLLNCQDYSEEELETLLFGKSMNNSNIFEIVNGGTICFDNIRAIPYHLQDKLAEQLEKKKIIFFEEEVEFDIRILVTTCENLAEQVDKGELSPKLYNTIHSYTLKLPPLRKRKEDMEDLIRSFIATVNAKLGKQIAGLSDEVLHELYEYDWPGNVAQLEKVVQQMCLASDGPFIVMDDVISIIKGLKTKPNENNGIHVSLDNKTLDELVNEIILKVIEDEEYNQSKAAKRLGINRSTLWRKLKTLK; this is translated from the coding sequence ATGACAAAAATGTTGGTTATTGCACCATATGAAGGGCTAGGAGAGTTGTTTGAAGAAGCAGCAAATGAGTTAGAAATGGATATTGATGTAAGGGTGGGGAATTTATATAAAGGTTTGATGATTGCGAAATCTTTAGAATCAGAAGGCTATGATGTTGTCATTAGCCGTGGTGCAACAGCAAGAGTCATTAAGGAAAAAATCCACTTACCTGTTGTCGAACTACAAATCTCTGGATATGATATTTTGCGTACATTAAGATTAATCCAGGGATATACAGGAAAAGTAGGAGTTATGAGCTTTTTTAATATTGTGAAAGGAGCAGAATCTGTCGGTCTCCTGTTAGGAATTGATGTTCAATCTTTTCTGATAAACTCAGAAGAAGATATTAAACCGACCATCTATCAAGCGAAAGCTCAAGGTATTGACCTAATTATTGGTGATGTGATTACAACGAATGTTGCTAAACATCATGGTATAAACAGTATGTTAATTACTTCAGGGAAAGAAGCTGTTTTTGATGCAATCGAAAGGGCAAAAGAGCTTGTATATTATTTGGATAAAGAGAAGAAAATAAAAAATTCCTATCATGCGGTAGTTGAAAAGTCGAAAGCAGGTATCATCATTGTAGATCAAGATGCCAATTGTATAGAAATTAATGAGCAAGCTGCGAAATTTTTAGATGTTGACCGTTCTGAAATGCTAAATCAACAACTTGTAGATGATTTCCCATTCATAAATTTTAAAAAAGTTATGCATTCACATAAAGAGGAAAGTTACCAGAGTGTTTTAATTGGTGATCACGTATTAGACATTGAAAAGTTTCCAATATTTCATCATGGCCATTTACAAGGTGCAGCTATTATTCTAAGAAAGTCAAATGAAGTTATGATGAATGGGAATGGAAAAAATTTTTCTGCAATGTACCGACCTGTTCTTCAGTTCAGCCATTTAGTAGTTCACTCAGAACAAATGAAAAAAGTAGTTTCTGCATCTAAACAAATTAGTCAGTCCAATCTACCAGTATTGATTATTGGCGAAAAAGGAACGGGCAAGACAGCGATTGCTCAAGCAATTCATCTTGAAAGTAAACGGCGAAATAAACCATTTTATTTATTGAATTGTCAAGATTATAGTGAAGAAGAATTAGAAACATTATTGTTCGGAAAAAGTATGAATAATAGTAACATTTTCGAAATAGTCAATGGAGGGACAATCTGTTTTGACAACATAAGAGCCATTCCATATCATTTGCAAGACAAATTAGCAGAACAATTAGAAAAAAAGAAGATTATTTTTTTTGAAGAGGAAGTAGAATTTGATATTCGAATTCTCGTTACAACGTGTGAAAATCTTGCAGAGCAAGTGGATAAAGGGGAATTAAGCCCTAAACTCTATAATACGATCCATTCATATACTTTAAAACTTCCTCCTTTACGAAAGCGCAAAGAAGATATGGAAGATTTGATTCGAAGCTTTATAGCAACCGTTAATGCGAAGCTTGGTAAGCAGATTGCAGGATTATCGGATGAAGTTTTGCATGAATTATATGAATATGACTGGCCAGGCAATGTTGCACAATTAGAAAAAGTTGTTCAGCAAATGTGCCTTGCTTCAGATGGACCGTTTATTGTAATGGATGATGTGATTAGTATTATTAAAGGGTTAAAAACAAAACCGAATGAAAACAATGGAATTCATGTATCATTAGATAACAAAACATTAGATGAACTAGTGAATGAAATCATTTTAAAGGTAATTGAAGATGAAGAATATAATCAGTCTAAAGCAGCAAAACGATTAGGCATTAATCGCTCAACTTTATGGAGGAAATTGAAAACGCTAAAATAA
- a CDS encoding Amt family ammonium transporter (product_source=KO:K03320; cath_funfam=1.10.3430.10; cleavage_site_network=SignalP-TM; cog=COG0004; ko=KO:K03320; pfam=PF00909; superfamily=111352; tigrfam=TIGR00836; transmembrane_helix_parts=Inside_1_4,TMhelix_5_22,Outside_23_36,TMhelix_37_59,Inside_60_71,TMhelix_72_94,Outside_95_113,TMhelix_114_136,Inside_137_140,TMhelix_141_163,Outside_164_177,TMhelix_178_200,Inside_201_212,TMhelix_213_235,Outside_236_249,TMhelix_250_272,Inside_273_278,TMhelix_279_296,Outside_297_300,TMhelix_301_320,Inside_321_332,TMhelix_333_355,Outside_356_369,TMhelix_370_392,Inside_393_461), translating to MKKKVFSLTTASFLVATSVFAEEPTVESIRSSLDMTWIMIAALLVFFMHAGFSMVESGFTRAKNALNILMKNFLTISIGSILYFLVGYALMFGESQYGLFGTKGFALIGEGDQVGFFVFQAVFAATCATIISGAVAERMKLSSYMLLTVVMTGFIYPIVGHWIWGGGWLSELGFIDFAGSTVVHLTGALGAFVAVLFLGARIGKYTNGKVNVIPGHNIPLGALGVFILWFGWFGFNGGSSLAADPELVPHVIATTLLAASSSIVITALYTHLRYKQIDASLTLNGALAGLVSITAGCANVSFIGSIVIGAVAGVILVESVQFIDRVAKLDDPVGAISVHGICGIWGTIAIGFFDVSNGLFYGGGASLLGIQSLGVLAVIAWTIVTSFIFLFLLTRFSSIRVDEEVEIQGLDFAEHGSSAYELRESYLSQNTEQSNNSFGAGLIERLNNLHASAKSNKYTVH from the coding sequence ATGAAAAAGAAAGTGTTCTCACTTACTACTGCTAGCTTTTTAGTAGCCACTTCTGTTTTTGCTGAAGAGCCTACAGTCGAATCGATCCGTTCTTCATTAGACATGACATGGATCATGATTGCTGCACTTTTAGTCTTCTTTATGCATGCGGGATTTTCTATGGTTGAATCTGGGTTTACACGAGCGAAAAATGCATTGAATATTTTGATGAAAAACTTCTTAACGATTTCAATCGGTTCTATTCTTTATTTTTTAGTTGGTTATGCCCTGATGTTTGGTGAATCTCAATATGGATTATTTGGGACAAAAGGGTTTGCTTTAATTGGTGAAGGTGATCAAGTTGGCTTTTTTGTTTTCCAAGCTGTATTTGCTGCCACTTGTGCAACGATCATTTCAGGGGCTGTAGCAGAGCGTATGAAGCTTTCCAGCTATATGCTATTAACCGTTGTGATGACAGGCTTTATATATCCGATTGTCGGTCATTGGATTTGGGGAGGCGGCTGGTTATCTGAACTAGGATTTATTGATTTTGCTGGTTCGACTGTCGTCCATTTAACAGGAGCTTTAGGAGCTTTTGTTGCAGTTCTCTTTTTAGGTGCACGAATCGGTAAATATACGAACGGAAAAGTTAACGTCATCCCTGGTCATAACATTCCTCTCGGTGCATTAGGTGTTTTTATTCTTTGGTTCGGTTGGTTCGGATTTAATGGGGGTAGTTCTTTAGCAGCCGACCCAGAACTTGTCCCTCACGTGATCGCAACAACATTATTAGCTGCTTCATCCAGTATTGTCATCACTGCTCTTTATACTCACCTACGCTACAAACAAATCGATGCCTCCTTAACTTTAAACGGTGCCCTAGCCGGATTAGTCAGCATCACAGCTGGATGTGCAAATGTTTCATTTATAGGATCCATTGTAATCGGTGCAGTCGCTGGTGTTATCTTAGTTGAGTCTGTTCAATTTATTGACAGAGTCGCAAAGCTTGATGATCCAGTCGGAGCGATTAGTGTTCACGGAATTTGTGGGATTTGGGGAACAATAGCCATTGGATTTTTTGACGTTTCAAATGGATTATTCTATGGAGGTGGCGCTTCATTACTTGGCATTCAATCACTTGGCGTATTAGCCGTAATAGCTTGGACGATCGTAACATCTTTTATTTTCTTATTCCTTTTAACTCGTTTTTCCTCTATTCGCGTCGATGAGGAAGTGGAAATTCAAGGGCTCGATTTCGCTGAGCATGGATCAAGTGCATACGAATTACGCGAAAGCTATCTTTCGCAAAATACAGAACAATCAAACAACTCTTTCGGTGCTGGCTTAATTGAACGGCTTAACAATCTGCATGCTTCTGCCAAATCAAATAAATATACTGTACATTAA
- a CDS encoding uncharacterized protein (DUF111 family) (product_source=COG1641; cath_funfam=3.10.20.300,3.30.70.1380; cog=COG1641; ko=KO:K09121; pfam=PF01969; superfamily=51445), whose translation MENFFDHMEEHEDVNMIKLEVNIDNISSEWLGYTMDKLLKEGANDVFYVPIFMKKNRPAYMMQVLCDQKILENIKRIIFEETTTLGIRYYPVTVHRLGRRFVERKTPWGVVKIKQGIYNGQIVQESPEYEDCKNIADRHQIPLKKIYDYVWKKGYKGKET comes from the coding sequence ATGGAAAATTTTTTTGACCATATGGAAGAACATGAAGATGTAAACATGATTAAATTAGAAGTAAATATCGATAATATTTCGTCAGAATGGCTAGGTTATACAATGGACAAGTTATTGAAAGAAGGGGCAAATGATGTGTTTTACGTTCCCATTTTTATGAAAAAAAATCGCCCTGCTTATATGATGCAAGTATTATGTGATCAAAAAATATTAGAAAACATTAAAAGGATTATTTTTGAAGAAACAACAACATTAGGTATAAGGTATTATCCGGTTACAGTACATAGATTGGGGAGGAGATTTGTGGAAAGAAAAACACCTTGGGGAGTCGTAAAGATTAAACAGGGGATTTATAATGGACAAATTGTCCAAGAATCTCCAGAGTATGAAGATTGTAAAAATATTGCTGACCGTCATCAAATTCCACTCAAAAAAATTTATGATTATGTTTGGAAAAAAGGGTACAAAGGAAAAGAAACTTAG
- a CDS encoding tripartite ATP-independent transporter DctP family solute receptor (product_source=TIGR00787; cleavage_site_network=SignalP-noTM; cog=COG1638; pfam=PF03480; superfamily=53850; tigrfam=TIGR00787): MKKFLAFFMSVMLIFVLAACGGENSTEGGSSDGSGEKGNKETITLKVGHTLSDQSHYQEGLKRFKELLEEKSNGQFQVEIFPNGALGGEREMIEGLQIGSVDLVLTSTGPMSGFVPEITVVDLPFLFRNAEHAHKVLDGEIGQNLFAKLEEAQGLKGLAWWENGFRNVTNNVRPIEKPEDLKGLKIRTMENDIHMDSFKTMGADPTPMAFPELFPALQQGVVDGEENPVPVITSSRFYEVQKYLTMTRHFYNPSMLIISKSKFDSFPEDLQTALLEAAKEAGDYERQVVAKMDEEGIALLKEKGMEVIEEPNIEPFKEAVQPVYEKYSEQFGQDLIDSIINTK, encoded by the coding sequence ATGAAAAAGTTTCTAGCATTCTTTATGTCTGTCATGCTTATCTTCGTCCTAGCTGCTTGTGGAGGGGAAAATTCAACGGAAGGTGGCAGCAGTGATGGAAGTGGAGAAAAAGGAAATAAGGAAACTATTACGTTAAAGGTAGGCCACACTTTATCAGATCAATCTCATTATCAAGAAGGTTTAAAGAGATTTAAAGAACTATTAGAAGAAAAATCAAATGGTCAATTCCAAGTTGAAATATTTCCTAATGGTGCGCTTGGTGGAGAACGTGAGATGATTGAAGGACTACAAATTGGTAGTGTTGATCTTGTTTTAACCTCTACAGGTCCGATGAGTGGTTTTGTTCCTGAAATTACAGTTGTAGATTTGCCGTTCTTATTCCGTAATGCCGAACATGCACATAAAGTATTAGATGGTGAAATTGGTCAAAATTTATTTGCAAAACTTGAAGAAGCACAAGGCTTAAAAGGTTTAGCATGGTGGGAAAATGGGTTCCGCAACGTAACAAATAATGTACGTCCAATTGAAAAGCCTGAAGATTTGAAAGGATTAAAGATACGGACAATGGAAAACGACATCCATATGGATTCATTTAAAACAATGGGTGCTGATCCAACACCAATGGCGTTCCCAGAATTATTTCCTGCCCTCCAACAAGGTGTTGTAGATGGGGAAGAAAATCCAGTACCAGTTATAACGAGCTCTCGTTTCTATGAAGTGCAAAAATACTTAACGATGACTCGTCATTTCTATAATCCATCTATGTTAATCATCTCAAAAAGCAAATTTGATTCATTTCCAGAAGATTTACAAACAGCTCTCCTAGAAGCTGCAAAAGAAGCTGGTGATTATGAGCGCCAAGTTGTTGCGAAAATGGATGAAGAAGGCATTGCGCTATTGAAAGAGAAAGGTATGGAAGTGATTGAAGAGCCGAATATCGAACCGTTTAAAGAAGCCGTTCAACCTGTATATGAAAAATACAGTGAGCAATTTGGCCAAGATTTAATCGATAGCATTATAAACACGAAATAA